A single Brassica rapa cultivar Chiifu-401-42 chromosome A04, CAAS_Brap_v3.01, whole genome shotgun sequence DNA region contains:
- the LOC103864486 gene encoding uncharacterized protein LOC103864486, with amino-acid sequence MGICMSYESTQVATAKLILQDGRMMEFTTPVKVGYVLQKNPMCFICNSDDMDFDDVVSAISADEELQLGQLYFALPLSSLHQSLKPEEMAALAVKASSALMRSGGSCGRDKCRCRRKCVSPVIFSARRVAAAGSNGQTRNGKRRGGGGSGRRKYEAKLSKIEE; translated from the coding sequence ATGGGTATATGCATGTCGTACGAGTCCACGCAGGTGGCGACGGCGAAGCTGATCTTGCAAGACGGAAGGATGATGGAGTTCACGACTCCGGTCAAAGTGGGTTACGTTCTGCAAAAGAATCCTATGTGTTTTATCTGTAACTCCGATGATATGGATTTTGACGACGTCGTGTCCGCCATTAGCGCCGACGAGGAGCTTCAGCTTGGACAGCTTTACTTCGCATTGCCTCTCAGCTCGCTTCATCAGTCTCTTAAACCGGAGGAGATGGCTGCATTGGCTGTCAAAGCTAGTTCTGCTCTTATGAGAAGCGGTGGCTCTTGCGGCCGAGATAAATGCCGGTGTCGCCGGAAATGTGTTTCTCCGGTTATCTTCTCTGCCCGGAGAGTTGCGGCGGCAGGATCTAACGGTCAGACGAGGAACGGGAAAAGACGCGGCGGTGGTGGTAGCGGGAGGAGGAAGTACGAGGCCAAGTTGAGTAAAATAGAAGAATGA
- the LOC103864488 gene encoding uncharacterized protein LOC103864488, whose translation MKYHYRNTISISVAYLFLCLFITYVSSQSLIRQITDDVNTNLKEDVPYVQKHQEISSRHYNVSNSKTVTGMRNRRPSTYSYKIETNVVDKFETRPFTVGGYNWILHVYLNGNTKDGGAGYVSLYVEIDKSGFVDSAHQEVYADLRFYIFNRNERKYFTIQDTDVWRFDAFNTMWGFSKVLPVDTFKDPKNGYLYNGEHCEFGVDVIVPTPFEESETFSISSSSDKYTWTIQKFSTLSKDLYSPVISLGGKKWNILVVPAGSGSGRGKYVSMFLQLSTNQRRGYEYIYVRVKFRVINQSKLSNRESELRNWYGRTYSWGIVDLISFDDLRDSSKGFLVNDALIVEVQLEAISTTKYFP comes from the exons ATGAAGTATCACTACAGAAACACCATCTCTATCTCTGTAGCATATCTCTTTCTTTGTCTTTTCATCACTTACGTGTCTTCACAATCCTTGATACGACAAATCACCGATGACGTCAATACGAATCTAAAAGAAGATGTGCCTTACGTACAAAAACATCAAGAGATCTCATCGCGTCATTATAATGTCTCCAATTCAAAGACGGTTACGGGTATGAGAAATCGTCGTCCATCGACTTACTCTTACAAGATTGAGACAAACGTCGTAGACAAATTTGAAACTCGCCCTTTCACGGTTGGTGGATACAATTG GATTCTCCATGTGTACCTTAATGGGAACACAAAGGATGGTGGTGCTGGTTACGTTTCGCTTTACGTAGAAATAGACAAGTCAGGTTTCGTAGATTCTGCACATCAAGAGGTTTACGCGGATCTCAGGTTTTACATCTTCAACAGGAACGAGAGGAAGTACTTTACCATCCAAG ATACGGATGTATGGCGATTCGATGCTTTCAACACGATGTGGGGATTCTCTAAGGTCCTCCCCGTTGATACCTTTAAAGACCCGAAAAATGGTTACCTTTACAATGGAGAACACTGTGAGTTTGGTGTTGATGTGATCGTTCCTACTCCCTTTGAAGAATCAGAAACTTTCTCTATCAGTAGTAGTTCTGATAAATACACCTGGACGATTCAGAAATTCTCCACGTTGTCCAAAGATTTGTACTCACCTGTGATCTCTCTTGGAGGAAAAAAATG GAATATATTAGTGGTTCCAGCTGGTTCTGGCTCGGGAAGAGGAAAATACGTTTCAATGTTTCTTCAACTTTCTACAAATCAACGAAGAGGATATGAATACATTTATGTTCGAGTCAAGTTTCGAGTTATTAACCAAAGTAAACTCAGTAACCGCGAATCGGAAC tCAGGAATTGGTATGGAAGAACCTATTCTTGGGGTATCGTGGACCTTATCTCTTTCGATGATCTCAGAGATTCGTCAAAGGGTTTCCTTGTAAATGACGCGTTGATCGTTGAAGTCCAATTGGAGGCTATTTCTACTACCAAGTACTTCCCTTAG